From a single Microcoleus sp. FACHB-672 genomic region:
- a CDS encoding phosphate ABC transporter permease, whose amino-acid sequence MLIPITRKTFEQLIPAVATGAQYAYYSGKFPDFLKRLLISVVAVVVISLLGLALGNGGGGGLVFLLGITASLYWLWGPVAVASFRNVECRRYQYAGFWQGRVLDVYFTDDLIGQEETVNTRGDLVIVENRERRLNLEVGDKTGFSTQMQVPLRKEHEKIVKGQVALMLVMSNQPDLSRISKYSDIYIPNKNIWVSDYPYLRRDEFIDISRQLREAKRKRQSGTRDRD is encoded by the coding sequence ATGCTCATCCCAATAACTCGCAAAACCTTTGAACAGCTCATCCCCGCCGTTGCCACCGGCGCTCAATATGCTTACTATTCCGGCAAGTTTCCAGATTTCTTAAAGCGGCTGTTAATTTCTGTGGTTGCCGTCGTGGTGATTTCGCTGCTGGGACTTGCACTCGGCAACGGCGGTGGCGGCGGCCTGGTATTTTTATTAGGGATCACCGCAAGCCTTTACTGGCTGTGGGGTCCCGTTGCTGTGGCTAGTTTCCGCAATGTTGAATGCCGGCGTTATCAGTATGCTGGATTTTGGCAAGGACGAGTTCTGGATGTTTATTTCACAGATGATTTAATCGGTCAAGAGGAAACCGTCAATACAAGAGGAGACCTCGTGATCGTGGAAAATCGAGAGCGCCGGCTGAATTTAGAAGTCGGAGATAAAACGGGGTTTTCCACCCAAATGCAAGTGCCCCTGCGTAAAGAACACGAAAAGATCGTTAAAGGTCAAGTGGCGCTGATGTTGGTAATGTCCAATCAACCGGATTTAAGCCGAATTTCCAAATACTCAGACATTTACATTCCCAATAAGAATATTTGGGTGAGTGACTATCCTTACCTGCGGCGGGATGAGTTTATCGATATCAGCCGGCAGTTACGCGAAGCCAAGCGCAAGCGGCAATCAGGGACTAGGGATAGGGACTAG
- a CDS encoding precorrin-8X methylmutase yields MEWHISDAQSLGIIDREIGDHVFSPAEYEIVRRVIYATADFEYKSLIGFSEQALQAGAAALAARTTIVVDVPMVQVGIAPLIQTTFANPVYCSMEAITRPQKERTRAAWGIETLARRYPEGIFVVGQAQTALTTLVELIEAEEIRPALVIGTPSGFVDVDVAKGRLNDSLVPHIRIEGRKGSAVVAVAIVNGLVDLAWQAYGQETNTAMS; encoded by the coding sequence ATGGAATGGCATATAAGCGACGCCCAAAGTCTGGGAATTATTGATCGAGAAATAGGCGATCACGTTTTTTCACCGGCAGAGTACGAAATTGTGCGTCGGGTGATTTACGCAACCGCCGATTTTGAATACAAGTCTTTGATCGGCTTTTCTGAGCAAGCCCTGCAAGCCGGTGCCGCAGCATTAGCGGCCCGCACGACTATTGTGGTGGATGTGCCAATGGTGCAGGTTGGCATTGCACCCCTGATTCAGACGACCTTTGCCAATCCCGTGTATTGCAGCATGGAAGCCATTACGCGGCCTCAAAAAGAAAGAACGCGTGCGGCTTGGGGCATTGAAACCCTAGCCAGACGCTATCCAGAGGGAATTTTTGTGGTGGGACAGGCGCAAACGGCTTTGACGACACTCGTTGAATTAATTGAAGCCGAGGAAATCAGGCCGGCTCTAGTTATTGGCACGCCCTCTGGATTTGTGGATGTGGATGTTGCAAAAGGGCGTCTCAATGACTCCCTAGTTCCTCACATTCGCATTGAGGGACGTAAAGGCAGTGCGGTGGTTGCAGTTGCCATTGTTAACGGACTGGTAGATCTGGCATGGCAGGCATACGGTCAAGAGACGAATACAGCAATGTCATGA
- a CDS encoding TPM domain-containing protein: protein MQIRFPQRLLISVTAFILALSVWAFAPAAYAYENPDLLPDTQTAVIDLAKSLTDNQEATLDKDLEQFEAETGWKLRVLTQYDRTPGRAVKKFWNLDNKSVLLVADPRGGNLLNFNVGDELYPLLPRTFWIELQTRFGNQFFVREEGEDQAILQSLASIETCLRQGGCRVVPGLPREQWILTLITSVLGGIICGFAAQPRDGKVFAWQWALIFSPLWGILFIAFGIGPVITRTSEWLPLFRNIIGFVLGALVAYLTPMLRQSSANSET from the coding sequence ATGCAAATACGTTTTCCTCAAAGACTTTTAATATCTGTCACTGCATTCATCCTGGCTCTATCGGTTTGGGCATTTGCACCGGCTGCTTATGCTTACGAAAATCCCGACTTGCTGCCCGACACTCAGACAGCCGTGATTGATTTGGCCAAATCTCTCACCGACAATCAGGAAGCAACACTAGACAAAGACTTAGAGCAATTTGAAGCCGAAACCGGCTGGAAACTGAGAGTTTTAACTCAATATGACCGGACACCGGGTCGTGCGGTGAAAAAGTTTTGGAATCTAGATAATAAAAGCGTTCTGCTCGTTGCCGATCCGCGTGGCGGCAATTTGCTGAATTTTAACGTTGGTGATGAACTTTACCCCCTGCTGCCGCGCACTTTCTGGATCGAGTTGCAAACGCGCTTCGGCAATCAGTTCTTTGTCAGGGAGGAGGGCGAAGATCAAGCGATCCTTCAATCTTTAGCGTCGATAGAAACTTGTTTGCGTCAGGGTGGCTGTCGGGTTGTGCCGGGATTGCCTAGAGAGCAATGGATTCTCACCCTGATTACTTCCGTACTGGGTGGGATTATCTGCGGATTTGCCGCTCAACCCCGTGATGGAAAAGTATTTGCATGGCAGTGGGCGTTAATTTTCTCGCCGCTGTGGGGCATCTTGTTCATCGCTTTTGGGATCGGGCCGGTGATCACCCGTACCTCGGAGTGGCTGCCTTTATTCCGCAATATTATTGGGTTTGTTCTGGGTGCCTTGGTGGCTTACCTAACGCCGATGCTAAGACAGTCTTCTGCAAATTCTGAAACCTAG
- a CDS encoding DUF2809 domain-containing protein, giving the protein MSDAQRFRTYRTVILILSLLMVPLGLATKVYQGPFSGWVYDYAGDVVYEAFWILVGVFIWPKVLPMKVASAVFIITSGIEFLQLWQPAFLQAFRATTLGKLLLGTTFVWWDFPHYFIGCLLTWLAVRYLKSKLVPVREETTPTSR; this is encoded by the coding sequence ATGTCCGACGCCCAAAGATTTCGCACTTATCGCACCGTGATCCTTATCCTCTCGCTCCTGATGGTTCCTTTGGGATTGGCGACGAAGGTGTATCAAGGGCCATTCAGCGGATGGGTCTATGATTATGCCGGCGATGTTGTTTACGAAGCCTTCTGGATCTTGGTGGGAGTTTTCATTTGGCCCAAAGTGCTGCCGATGAAGGTCGCATCCGCAGTCTTTATCATCACCTCAGGGATCGAGTTCCTCCAGTTGTGGCAGCCGGCCTTTTTGCAAGCCTTTCGCGCAACAACTCTGGGCAAACTTCTGCTAGGTACAACCTTTGTTTGGTGGGATTTCCCGCACTACTTTATCGGATGTCTTCTCACCTGGTTGGCCGTGCGATATCTCAAATCGAAGCTTGTGCCGGTACGGGAAGAAACAACACCCACAAGCCGGTAG
- a CDS encoding 2-phosphosulfolactate phosphatase has translation MDINFDQSEYELRCEWGEQGVVKLAPVSDVVVIVDILSFSTCVDIATNNGAIIFPYRWKDKSAVDYALSVNAELASFNRKLKESYSLSPVSLIDIPAGTKLVLPSPNGATLTLNTGSTTTLAGCLRNSKAIAQFAMAHGTRIAIVPAGERWPDGSLRPALEDLIGAGAILNFLDGQLSPEAEAAVAVFRRWEDDLLTALRRCSSGKELTVRGFPQDIELAAAFNVSNSVPLFTHNAYVKRLA, from the coding sequence ATGGACATAAATTTTGACCAATCAGAGTATGAGCTTCGTTGCGAGTGGGGTGAGCAAGGCGTTGTTAAGTTAGCTCCAGTTAGTGATGTAGTGGTCATTGTCGATATTTTGTCTTTTTCAACCTGCGTTGACATCGCAACTAATAATGGAGCCATAATCTTTCCCTACCGATGGAAGGATAAATCAGCCGTCGATTATGCTTTGTCTGTAAATGCAGAACTGGCAAGTTTTAACCGCAAATTAAAAGAAAGCTACTCGCTTTCACCTGTCTCCCTGATTGATATTCCGGCTGGAACTAAGCTTGTCTTGCCTTCACCCAATGGTGCCACTCTTACTTTGAACACAGGATCTACGACGACACTAGCCGGGTGCTTGCGAAACAGCAAAGCGATCGCACAGTTTGCGATGGCTCATGGAACTAGGATTGCTATTGTCCCAGCTGGTGAGCGGTGGCCTGATGGGAGTTTACGACCTGCTTTGGAAGACCTAATTGGAGCAGGTGCAATTCTCAACTTCTTGGATGGACAATTATCACCGGAGGCAGAAGCCGCTGTGGCAGTATTTCGCCGCTGGGAAGATGATCTTCTTACAGCTCTGAGAAGATGTAGTTCGGGTAAAGAGTTAACAGTGCGAGGATTTCCACAGGACATCGAGCTTGCTGCTGCGTTTAATGTCAGTAACTCTGTTCCCTTATTCACTCATAACGCTTATGTTAAAAGATTGGCCTAA